In the Selenomonas sp. AB3002 genome, one interval contains:
- a CDS encoding helix-turn-helix transcriptional regulator, which translates to MRLIRKYRKLSVEQVAKRIGKTRTAIWRYESGVTDMPVSLLCKLMDIYDVPVDRVFKDVYDGGRK; encoded by the coding sequence ATGAGATTGATTAGAAAGTACCGTAAGTTAAGTGTTGAGCAAGTGGCCAAACGTATAGGGAAGACCCGTACGGCCATTTGGAGATATGAGTCTGGTGTCACAGATATGCCGGTGAGTTTGCTCTGCAAGCTCATGGATATCTATGATGTACCAGTGGATAGGGTGTTCAAGGATGTATATGATGGAGGTCGCAAGTGA